The following coding sequences lie in one Trichoderma breve strain T069 chromosome 1, whole genome shotgun sequence genomic window:
- a CDS encoding nmrA-like family domain-containing protein produces the protein MADAAVAAGVQWFIPSEFGHDTTNPRVVEVLPLLRKKVKIVDCLRSREKDGLSWTSLHTGFFFDFGFTFDLLGFDLRQKTAAIWDNGNNRSSMSTFKTIAQAIIQIFTDPMSREEAKNQYIRIATVTTTQNEILQALKRVSGTKFQVTRIETAKGKRLGDQHLASGDEDKYVALGKNAFLDWENRSGPHCLTTKAQQESVLDIVGRMYPKVTGEGVQ, from the coding sequence AtggcagatgctgctgttgctgctggagttCAATGGTTTATCCCATCCGAGTTTGGACACGATACAACTAATCCTCGTGTTGTTGAAGTTCTTCCCCTATTGCGGAAGAAAGTGAAGATAGTAGACTGCTTGCGCtcaagagaaaaggatgGATTGAGCTGGACGAGTTTGCATACTGGGTTCTTTTTCGATTTCGGCTTCACTTTCGATCTCCTGGGGTTCGATCTACGCCAGAAGACAGCAGCCATATGGGATAACGGCAACAACAGATCAAGTATGTCCACATTCAAGACCATTGCACAGGCCATAATACAGATCTTTACGGATCCCATGTcacgagaagaagcaaagaatcAGTATATACGTATTGCAACAGTGACGACGACTCAGAATGAGATACTCCAAGCTTTAAAAAGAGTCAGCGGGACTAAGTTCCAAGTCACTCGCATCGAAACGGCAAAGGGGAAGCGCTTGGGAGACCAACATTTAGCATCAGGAGACGAGGACAAGTATGTGGCCCTAGGGAAGAACGCATTCTTGGATTGGGAAAATAGATCTGGACCTCACTGCCTGACCACTAAAGCTCAACAGGAATCCGTCCTGGACATTGTGGGTCGCATGTATCCAAAAGTCACTGGGGAGGGCGTGCAGTAA
- a CDS encoding fungal specific transcription factor domain-containing protein, producing MNACAYCKNGKRKCDKARPSCSNCIRLHRTCIYTEDAVQVNFPTSLSGQQDPASRSVPIAEDMHAFELPGSRFARSISTLGPINQVPLRQPMIDLTVIAEALQILGSLDKMNEIAAQYFVGTHQRMSILSKSRFYRSLQTINAEPKADFLTLCLCMYLIEQIPLHQPMSMQSTPYVIIKSLLGMLEATEQISLDIVQARTLVTCYEIGHGLHTAACISVAACAKTARALGLHKQMRRNSNHGIDGLIAEEEKRTWWAIMNMDRFVGLCSGDFLFSTEDPEELDPLPVEDLLWSQDGDPVDLTASILGAPTLATPPTQSVGQMARECQVSHLAGRVIRHTTNPTSDPSFNAEEAIQLERTLQTILLLLIDEDLTFGRYCGALGICDRCSALFTLYEFLLNRCDEHGPEKVRILESMQELSERAVMFAEAGYADKETFYLETLSPFLPYCLYQAGIVQYRLWKQKGDLIHKARLDALSNLLRGNGKRWAVAGKHLSLLQAENPY from the exons ATGAATGCCTGCGCCTACTGCAAAAATGGAAAGCGGAAATGCGACAAAGCACGACCTTCGTGTTCCAACTGTATACG CCTCCATAGAACCTGTATCTACACAGAAGATGCGGTTCAGGTCAATTTTCCCACTAGTCTATCAGGACAACAAGACCCTGCTAGCAGATCTGTTCCGATAGCCGAAGACATGCATGCATTTGAGCTCCCAGGATCACGTTTTGCTCGCTCTATCTCAACTCTTGGTCCAATAAACCAGGTGCCGCTACGGCAGCCCATGATAGATCTCACAGTGATAGCCGAAGCACTTCAAATATTGGGATCATTGGATAAGATGAACGAAATAGCGGCACAATACTTCGTTGGCACGCACCAAAGGATGTCCATACTATCCAAATCTAGGTTCTACAGGAGCCTTCAAACCATAAATGCCGAACCAAAGGCTGACTTCTTAACGCTATGCCTATGCATGTATCTAATTGAGCAAATTCCTTTGCACCAACCAATGAGCATGCAGTCGACCCCATATGTTATTATTAAGAGCTTGCTTGGTATGCTCGAAGCTACAGAACAAATATCACTCGATATCGTCCAAGCCAGAACACTTGTAACCTGTTATGAAATAGGTCATGGCCTTCATACAGCGGCCTGTATCTCAGTTGCTGCGTGTGCAAAAACAGCTCGAGCTCTGGGTCTCCATAAACAGATGCGCCGCAACTCAAATCACGGAATCGACGGGCTCATcgcagaggaggaaaagagaacaTGGTGGGCGATAATGAACATGGACAGATTTGTTGGGCTGTGTAGTGGCGACTTTTTATTTTCGACGGAGGATCCTGAGGAATTGGATCCGCTTCCAGTTGAAGATTTGCTATGGTCGCAGGATGGTGATCCAGTAGACTTGACAGCCTCGATCCTCGGTGCACCCACGCTTGCCACACCTCCAACACAGTCCGTGGGGCAGATGGCTCGAGAGTGTCAGGTCTCTCACCTGGCCGGCCGGGTGATCCGACACACCACCAATCCCACATCTGATCCCAGCTTCAATGCGGAGGAAGCGATACAGCTTGAACGCACATTACAGACTAttctgctgttgctgattgATGAGGATCTGACCTTTGGAAGATATTGTGGAGCCCTTGGGATCTGTGACAG ATGTAGCGCACTTTTCACACTTTACGAATTTCTACTTAACCGCTGCGATGAGCATGGGCCAGAAAAAGTCAGAATACTCGAGTCTATGCAAGAATTGTCAGAGAGAGCTGTCATGTTTGCAGAAGCTGGCTACGCAGATAAAGAAACATTTTATCTCGAGACGCTCTCACCTTTCCTCCCATATTGTCTCTATCAAGCTGGAATCGTGCAGTATAGGCTGTGGAAACAAAAGGGTGACTTAATTCATAAAGCGCGACTTGATGCTCTCTCAAATCTTCTGAGAGGAAATGGCAAGCGATGGGCTGTTGCAGGTAAGCATCTTAGTCTTCTTCAGGCAGAAAATCCCTATTGA